The following are encoded together in the Pseudobacteroides sp. genome:
- a CDS encoding rod shape-determining protein, with the protein MGLLARDIGIDLGTANTLVHVKGKGIIVREPSVVAVNQRTGDILAVGDAAKSMIGRTPGNIVAIRPMKDGVIADFDITQSMLKYFIKRAMSKGLFSKPRVVICVPSGVTEVEKRAVEEATIQAGAKEAYLIEEPMAAAIGANLPVEEPSGSMVVDIGGGTSEVAVISLGGIVTSKSLRIAGDELDEAIVHYIKKEYNLMIGERTAEEIKMNIGAAYLKPKDESMEIRGRDLITGLPKNIKITSSEITEAIKEPINSIVDSIKYTLEKTPPELAADIMDRGITLTGGGALLSGLDRLIREETGMPVSVAESPLDCVAIGSGKVLDEIETLKKVLISPKKLK; encoded by the coding sequence ATGGGCTTATTAGCAAGAGATATAGGTATAGATTTAGGTACGGCGAATACACTTGTACATGTAAAAGGAAAAGGTATTATAGTAAGGGAGCCTTCTGTTGTTGCGGTTAATCAGCGTACAGGCGATATTCTGGCAGTTGGTGATGCGGCAAAAAGCATGATAGGAAGGACTCCGGGCAATATTGTTGCAATCAGGCCTATGAAGGATGGGGTCATTGCAGATTTTGATATTACACAAAGCATGCTCAAGTACTTTATTAAAAGGGCCATGTCAAAGGGATTGTTTAGCAAACCAAGGGTCGTTATCTGTGTACCGTCAGGAGTGACTGAAGTAGAAAAGAGGGCCGTAGAGGAAGCAACAATCCAAGCAGGAGCGAAGGAGGCTTACCTTATTGAGGAGCCTATGGCTGCCGCTATTGGTGCCAATTTGCCGGTTGAGGAGCCTTCAGGCAGTATGGTTGTGGATATAGGAGGAGGAACAAGCGAGGTAGCGGTAATATCCCTTGGAGGTATTGTGACAAGCAAATCTTTAAGAATAGCCGGTGATGAATTGGATGAAGCAATTGTTCATTATATAAAAAAAGAATACAATCTTATGATAGGCGAGCGTACTGCAGAGGAAATAAAAATGAACATAGGAGCTGCCTATTTAAAGCCAAAGGACGAATCAATGGAGATTAGAGGCAGGGACCTAATAACGGGCTTGCCCAAAAACATAAAAATTACATCATCTGAGATTACCGAAGCTATTAAGGAGCCCATCAATTCCATTGTGGACTCTATAAAATATACCCTCGAGAAGACACCGCCGGAGCTTGCTGCTGATATAATGGACAGGGGAATTACATTGACAGGTGGGGGAGCACTATTGAGTGGACTTGACAGGCTTATAAGGGAAGAGACGGGAATGCCTGTTTCTGTGGCAGAAAGTCCTCTGGATTGTGTTGCTATAGGTTCCGGCAAGGTTTTGGATGAAATTGAAACACTGAAAAAGGTCCTTATTTCTCCTAAAAAATTGAAATAA